A stretch of Candidatus Bathyarchaeia archaeon DNA encodes these proteins:
- the glyS gene encoding glycine--tRNA ligase produces the protein MMKGADKFEKISELARRRGFFWQSYEIYGGVSGFICWGPFGAVMKRRIEDKFREFFLKRLNFYEVETPIIAPERVFKASGHVEHFKEPMVECLKCRRKFRADHLLQDLAKISSQETDRMGLQDIKNEIERHNIKCPECGGEFSEPKYFLTMFQTSIGPYADNVGYGRPEAAQGIFVEFKRLYEQVRERLPIGFAQIGHALRNEISPRQGPIRLREFTIIDLEFFFDPENAKCPLLNEVADERLRVVLARNRLSGDESPVELTVREMVADGYIMVEWLAFFMALAKRFVAGLGIPEDRQRFIEKHPWERAHYSAQGFDQEVYLERWGWVEVAGFNYRTDYDLKGHMRESAVDMRVFKPSEKNGGRHFIPHVIEPSFGSDRLAYATLEYAYTVKDGRVILKLPRDIAPVQVAVLPLVSRDGLPEKAREVYKVLLDEGFTVEYDESGYIGRRYARFDEIGVPLCITVDYQTLEDNTVTIRDRDTWRQVRAEIGKMPRLIYEYLRYRINFEDLGSAVKN, from the coding sequence ATGATGAAGGGCGCGGATAAATTTGAGAAAATAAGCGAGCTGGCCCGCAGAAGAGGCTTCTTCTGGCAGTCATATGAGATTTACGGTGGCGTAAGCGGCTTCATCTGCTGGGGTCCTTTCGGCGCCGTTATGAAGCGGAGGATAGAAGACAAGTTTAGAGAATTTTTCCTGAAGCGGCTAAATTTCTATGAGGTCGAGACGCCCATAATTGCTCCGGAGCGGGTTTTCAAGGCTTCTGGGCATGTGGAGCATTTTAAGGAGCCGATGGTTGAATGCTTAAAGTGTAGGAGGAAGTTTAGGGCAGACCATCTCCTTCAAGACCTCGCGAAGATAAGTTCGCAGGAAACCGACAGGATGGGGCTTCAGGATATTAAAAACGAGATTGAGCGCCACAATATTAAATGCCCGGAGTGCGGTGGAGAGTTTTCTGAGCCAAAATATTTTTTAACAATGTTTCAGACGAGTATTGGGCCGTACGCTGATAACGTCGGCTATGGGCGCCCGGAGGCTGCTCAAGGAATATTCGTCGAGTTTAAGCGCCTATATGAGCAGGTCAGGGAGCGCCTACCGATAGGTTTCGCCCAAATAGGTCACGCGTTGAGAAACGAGATATCGCCTAGGCAGGGGCCGATAAGGCTTAGAGAGTTCACAATAATCGACTTGGAGTTCTTCTTTGACCCGGAGAACGCGAAATGTCCGCTTCTAAATGAGGTTGCGGACGAGAGGTTGAGGGTTGTTTTAGCTAGGAATAGGCTTAGCGGAGACGAGAGCCCCGTGGAGTTAACAGTCAGGGAGATGGTGGCTGACGGATACATTATGGTTGAGTGGCTGGCGTTCTTCATGGCGCTGGCCAAACGGTTTGTCGCAGGCTTAGGCATACCGGAAGATAGGCAGCGCTTCATAGAGAAGCATCCTTGGGAAAGGGCACATTACTCCGCCCAAGGCTTTGATCAAGAGGTTTACCTTGAAAGATGGGGTTGGGTTGAGGTTGCGGGCTTCAATTATCGTACGGACTATGATTTGAAGGGGCATATGAGGGAGAGCGCCGTCGATATGAGGGTCTTTAAACCGAGCGAAAAGAACGGGGGCAGGCATTTTATTCCACACGTTATTGAGCCGAGTTTCGGGTCGGATCGCTTAGCTTACGCAACCCTAGAGTACGCGTACACGGTGAAGGACGGCAGGGTTATTCTTAAGCTGCCTAGGGACATAGCTCCAGTGCAGGTGGCTGTCTTGCCTCTAGTGAGCAGAGATGGGCTTCCCGAAAAAGCCAGAGAGGTCTACAAGGTTCTTTTAGATGAAGGCTTTACGGTCGAATACGATGAATCTGGCTATATTGGCAGACGATACGCACGGTTCGATGAGATAGGTGTCCCATTATGCATAACAGTAGACTATCAGACGCTTGAAGACAACACTGTAACAATACGTGATAGGGACACGTGGAGGCAGGTTAGAGCTGAGATAGGTAAAATGCCGCGGCTCATATACGAATACCTGCGCTACAGAATTAACTTTGAGGATTTAGGCTCCGCAGTCAAGAACTGA
- a CDS encoding DUF47 family protein, which produces MKATVIGRFLNSLFTISFRELTLNIEVGGLQLVFPIEAEPRAKRRALNLCQDHLRKIIEIVRKTAQLVDSFVAGDAGSVLHSYDEIQRLSDEIADSKRAVTQEIVEVGAILLNREDFLRFIYVISEIADLCKGVSFRILVIVERKWEVPRELKKGIAELSSAVFNAMMRLRDAVFALNYGSPQMFEKAREVEITEREVDNLYRRVEISLLEQNIEASKMLLIRDIIGLLEDTADKIEDASDAVRILSLAL; this is translated from the coding sequence TTGAAGGCTACTGTTATAGGTAGATTTTTAAACAGTCTTTTTACTATCTCTTTTAGAGAATTAACACTGAATATTGAGGTTGGGGGCTTACAGTTGGTATTCCCAATAGAAGCCGAGCCGCGCGCAAAGAGAAGGGCTTTAAACCTATGCCAAGACCATTTGAGAAAGATCATTGAGATAGTTCGTAAGACAGCACAGCTAGTCGATAGCTTTGTCGCTGGAGATGCAGGTTCTGTGCTACATTCGTACGATGAAATTCAGAGACTAAGCGATGAGATAGCGGATTCAAAGAGAGCTGTCACGCAGGAGATTGTTGAGGTAGGCGCCATACTGCTCAACCGCGAAGACTTTCTAAGGTTCATTTACGTGATAAGCGAGATAGCTGATTTATGTAAGGGGGTATCGTTCAGGATACTGGTTATAGTTGAGCGGAAATGGGAGGTACCGCGGGAGCTCAAGAAAGGCATAGCCGAACTTTCAAGCGCTGTCTTCAACGCTATGATGAGGCTGAGAGACGCAGTGTTTGCGCTGAATTATGGTTCTCCACAAATGTTTGAAAAAGCTAGGGAGGTCGAGATCACTGAAAGAGAGGTCGACAACCTCTATAGGAGGGTGGAGATATCGTTACTGGAGCAAAATATTGAAGCATCCAAGATGCTTTTAATAAGGGACATAATAGGTCTCCTAGAGGATACGGCTGACAAAATAGAGGATGCCTCAGACGCCGTGAGGATTCTCTCCCTCGCCCTATAA
- the endA gene encoding tRNA-intron lyase encodes MTSNKNAKIEAEFLENFLVVWDPKDGSNLYKIGFYGKPLGIPKPKSPEFNVPLVLDLMEGLYLLEKGIIDVFEGLEKSRVSVRVLRARARQVYEDFDLKFAVYKDLREKGLVVTPGVKFGCDFAVYKQGPGLEHAPYMVSVKSRKDEITPTEIVKAGRLATTVRKRFIIAVPDLEKGKVEYLIFKWFKA; translated from the coding sequence ATGACCTCAAACAAAAACGCAAAGATTGAAGCGGAGTTTCTAGAGAACTTTCTAGTAGTCTGGGATCCGAAAGACGGGTCAAACCTCTATAAAATAGGCTTCTATGGGAAACCGCTTGGAATACCGAAGCCTAAAAGCCCCGAATTTAATGTCCCGCTGGTGCTCGACCTAATGGAGGGCCTCTATTTACTGGAGAAGGGCATAATAGATGTTTTCGAGGGGCTGGAGAAAAGCAGGGTTAGCGTGAGGGTTCTGAGGGCTAGGGCTAGACAGGTTTACGAGGACTTTGACTTAAAGTTTGCTGTATACAAGGATTTAAGGGAGAAGGGCCTAGTCGTAACGCCTGGCGTAAAGTTTGGATGCGACTTCGCAGTATATAAGCAGGGTCCTGGGTTAGAGCATGCTCCCTACATGGTTTCAGTTAAGAGTAGAAAGGATGAGATAACGCCGACGGAGATAGTTAAAGCGGGGCGGCTTGCAACAACTGTTAGAAAACGATTTATTATAGCTGTTCCAGACCTTGAGAAGGGTAAAGTAGAGTACCTGATTTTTAAGTGGTTTAAAGCGTAA
- a CDS encoding 30S ribosomal protein S6e: MAKFKIIVSDPKTGKSKSVEVEGARATPLIGRKIGDIVDGSVVGMPGVKLIITGGSDKDGFPMRPDVHGGVKTRILLSSGVGFKPKDKGERRRKMVRGNTITEDILQINMRIMESEEEKTTATGEEAA, encoded by the coding sequence ATGGCTAAGTTCAAGATAATAGTTTCGGATCCCAAAACCGGCAAATCAAAGTCTGTTGAGGTGGAGGGGGCTAGAGCCACCCCGTTGATTGGCAGAAAGATAGGTGATATAGTTGACGGCTCAGTGGTTGGAATGCCCGGCGTAAAGCTTATAATAACGGGCGGAAGCGATAAGGACGGATTCCCTATGAGGCCTGATGTCCACGGAGGCGTGAAGACGCGCATCCTGTTAAGTAGTGGAGTTGGCTTTAAACCTAAGGATAAAGGTGAAAGAAGAAGAAAGATGGTTAGAGGAAACACTATAACGGAAGATATTCTGCAGATAAACATGAGAATTATGGAAAGCGAGGAGGAGAAAACCACAGCTACTGGCGAAGAAGCCGCTTAA
- a CDS encoding transglutaminase-like domain-containing protein, with product MPISTQVSRFDIEPKTAAKVRDYLIILMLLAFLLLAVLRQATYRPPLEGKVFSLTMKVLFENREEKKIWNLTDNDRAVGLFINNSWQEAYLARVSHSIESIKKDSNGNAVLILNLGRESIVPGEKVGYNATYVLIFKERKLPNISEEISGRIDEIPEDLRKEHCQPTSLWQSNVSTLMEEALKIVGNETNVLKIIKRFVSWIAREIKYETSELPKYPIETFLSRRGDCDDQANLLITFCRAVGIPAYLQVGCIYISGWNSNRTYYSGHLLFRQIRVGWHGWAMVFIPPWGWLPVDLTYVEANLEAEPLKSITSSAILRHYTFQYMNITKTDYAAEARLLKGFLETHEFYICEEDIMEEKTLSIGLYPNIIVPLIPLPRLYVSSKGYLCE from the coding sequence AGCGTTCCTGCTGCTGGCAGTTTTAAGGCAAGCTACCTATAGGCCGCCGCTAGAAGGGAAGGTCTTCAGCCTAACCATGAAAGTCCTCTTCGAAAATAGAGAGGAGAAAAAGATATGGAACTTAACTGATAACGATAGGGCAGTAGGCCTATTTATTAACAATAGCTGGCAGGAGGCTTATCTGGCTAGGGTTTCTCACAGTATAGAGAGTATTAAGAAAGATTCTAATGGGAACGCTGTGCTCATACTAAACCTTGGAAGAGAATCAATCGTGCCCGGCGAAAAAGTAGGCTATAATGCTACATATGTTTTAATATTTAAGGAGAGGAAGCTGCCGAACATTTCGGAGGAGATCTCTGGGAGAATCGACGAGATCCCGGAAGATCTTCGAAAAGAGCATTGTCAGCCGACAAGTCTCTGGCAGTCGAACGTATCCACGCTCATGGAGGAAGCCCTAAAAATAGTTGGTAATGAAACTAATGTTCTGAAAATTATTAAGAGGTTCGTCTCGTGGATAGCGAGGGAAATCAAATATGAAACCTCCGAACTCCCGAAGTATCCTATAGAAACATTTTTGAGCCGTAGAGGAGACTGCGACGACCAAGCAAATCTGCTCATAACGTTTTGCCGCGCGGTCGGCATACCAGCTTATTTGCAGGTTGGCTGCATATATATTAGCGGCTGGAACAGCAATAGAACATATTACAGCGGGCATCTCTTGTTCAGACAGATTAGAGTTGGTTGGCACGGCTGGGCAATGGTTTTTATTCCACCGTGGGGTTGGCTGCCAGTTGATTTAACATATGTTGAGGCTAATCTAGAGGCAGAGCCCTTAAAATCCATAACTTCCTCAGCGATATTAAGGCATTACACGTTTCAATACATGAACATAACTAAAACCGATTATGCCGCCGAAGCCCGATTACTGAAGGGTTTCCTTGAAACCCATGAGTTCTACATATGCGAGGAGGACATTATGGAGGAAAAAACTCTTTCTATAGGGCTTTACCCAAATATTATTGTTCCCCTCATACCGCTTCCAAGACTCTACGTTTCATCCAAAGGCTATTTATGCGAATAA